The genomic interval AAGCGGCGGAGGGCTTGGCCATTTTGCGTTCGTCCTCTTACTTCTTCTTGCCGGCGATCGGCTTGGCCGGACCCTTGCGGGTGCGGGCGTTCGTGTGGGTGCGCTGGCCGCGGACCGGCAGGCCCTTGCGGTGACGCAGGCCACGGTAGCAGCCCAGGTCCATCAGACGCTTGATGTTCATGGCGACTTCACGACGAAGATCGCCCTCGACGCGGTAATCGGCGTCGATGGTCTCGCGGATCTTCAGGACTTCGTCGTCCGTCAGCTCGTTCACGCGACGCTCGGCCGGGATCTCCAGCTTCGCGCAGATTTCCTTGGCCTTAAAGGGGCCGATGCCATGGATGTAGGTCAACCCGATCTCCACGCGCTTCTGCGCGGGGATGTTGACGCCAGCGATACGCGCCACGCTACTCTCCTCAGTCTCGATATCTCAACGGCAGCCCGTCGGGCCGCCTACACACCGAGCAAATCCCGCCCGGCGCAAGGCCGAGACCGGGAACGCACAATGTTACCCGCCACCCCTGTGGGGCAGCGAGAGGGTCGGACTATAGAAAAACCCTGCAACTTGTCAAGGCCGATCGCTGGCCGTTGGCCGGCGCATCCGTCACTCGGCCGGAACCGGCAAGCGGACGGCACCCGGCGTCGGTGCCGCCGCCTCTTCGTCGGCCCCGGCCCCGCCGCCCTGTTCGTCGACGGCCGCGGCATCATTGACCGGAACGGGCCGCAGGGGCGAGCGGCCCGAACTCAGCAATGCACGGTCGCGCAGCACCTGCGGCAGGTCCAGGCTCAGCTTCAGCTCGATGTTGCGCCAGATCTGGCGCAGGCGCTGGACGTGCAGATCCTCACCGATCGACAGCACCACCGATTCGAGATTGTCCATGGTGATGCCGCGGTCGGCCAGCAGCACATTGCCCTTCCCGTCGGTCTTCGGGCAATTCAGCGCCTGGACCAGCCGTGGACGCGACTCCGGCCGGTCCATGAAGCGCTCGACATCGAAGATGGTGCGGATGTTGATGACGCGCAATGCCTCGATCTGGTCGAGATCGAGCGCCAGAATCAGCTGCGCCTGCGCCACCCAGTCCATCGTCTCGTAGATGCCGTAGGGGGTTTCGACGAACAGCAGGATCGGGTTGGCGGTGGCAAGGTTCTGCACGTCCTCGATCTCGAACTCGGCCAGCCGGAATTTGATGGCTCCATCGATGCCCAGGATCATGTCGATCGGGTATTCGCGGATGAAGCTCTGCGCCCGCGGATCGATCCGCCGGATTTGCAGCTGCGGCACCCGGCTCAACAGGGTTTGCAGGCCCAGCTTGGGGAAGAAACCGACCAGAAAGGCGATCAGCAACTCCGGCACCCGGTCGCCCACCGTCTGTTCCGGCACCATCTGCGCCATGTCCATATAGCCATGATGCAGGGTGACGGCGGTGATGCAGGCCAGAATGATATGCCCCGTCACCCGCAGGAAGGAGATCGGCGACAGATCGTAATTGGAGATGCGGCGGACCAGGTAGTCGATCGACCACACATAGGCGCCGAAGAAGGCGAAGGACAGCACCGCCACGGTCTGGAGCTGGTAGTGCACCATGTCGATCCGCTTGACGCCATCGACGCCATACAGGGTCATGCCGCTGAACAGGGGCTGGAAATGGTCAAGCCGCTCCGTTCCCAGCAGCATGCCGCTGGATGTCAGGAAGCCGCTGAAGGACACCATGATGAAGACCAGGACCGGGAAGAAATAGGCCCTCCACTCCGACCGCTGGGTCCGGTCCGGCCCCTGCGGAAGCGCCCGGTACTTGTAGGCGGCGAACTCGAAGGAGGGGATCAGCTGGTCGTGATCCTGCCCCTCGATGCGGAAGACCGACTCCAGATCGGCGATGATCTTCTGCCTCACATTCTTGATGTTGCTGCGCCCGATGAAGATCGTCAGCGGCAGGATGAAGGACAGGCCGAGCAGCCCCAGCGCGCTCAGCACCCGCAGTTCGCCGATCACCTGGATCACTTGGTCGAACATCCCGCCCCCGTCCACAGGGCCGTCACGCCAGCCAAGGACGTGCGGTCACGACAAAGCGACCGTTCAGCGGTCGCGCCGACGATGGTTATACCTCTTATGCGAGATTTTCAGGATATATTTACGCGTAACAATCGGCGGCACGCCAGGGTGGATCAGAGGTCCCGTCCCGCCGGTCGACGGCGAAGCGCATCGGCCTGCGCGCGAACGCGGGTGAGGTGCGGGTTGATCTTTAGTGCCGCGTCGAAGGCGCGGAGCGCCGGCTTCTCGTCGCCGAGCGCCAGATAGACCAGCCCCAATTCCACCAGCGCCCCGAAATGGCGGGGTTCCAGCGACAGCGCCCGGTGCAGATCCAGCATGGCACCGCGATAATCGCCCAGCATGTAATGGGCGGCGGCGCGCTTGTTCCACCCCTCCGCATAGGATGGATCGCGGGCGACCACGGCGTCGAAGGCATGCAGGGCCGCCTCGTAATCATCGCCGTTCAGGCTGAACACCCCGGCACGCATATCGCGCACCATCGCCGGATCGGGATGGTCCAGCCAGAAGTCCCAGATATGCTCCTCCACCGATTCGGCATAGGCCGCGTCGGTGGCGGTGTGCAAAGCCTGGAAAAGACTGTCGAGACGCATGTTTCCCTGCCCTGCCCCGGCCGGCACCCCGAGGGTCAGCGTCAAAAGCACAGTCAAGGAAAAGAAGCGTCGAATCGTCATGCTCCAAATTTGGGCACGGATTCGATAAGATGCCAACTATTTTTTGGTTGCAAATCGATAATGAAATGGTCAAGGGGGCCCATGGCGACGCCTTAGGGCAGCAGACCTATGCCCCTTATACCATCAGTGCATGCAACAGGCCGGCTTGGGAACGGATGGCATGCCTCCCTGTTCACAAGCCCCCCGGATCGGCAAAATCCGCAATCGCAACCTTCATAACGGCAAACGGCCGGCGGATCGCTCCGCCGGCCGTCAGCTTTACCGGATGATTCCCGATTGCCTTGAGGGCGATCAGGCGGCCTTGTTGCGGCCGGCCACGATTTCGTCGGTGACGTTGCGCGGCACCGGCTCGTAGTGGCTAAACTCCATCGAGTAGGACGCACGGCCCGAGGTCATGCCGCGCAGCTGGCCGATGTAGCCGAACATTTCGTTCAGCGGGACATTGGCCTCGACGGCGATGTTCGAACCACGCTCCAGCTGGCCCAGGACGGTGCCGCGACGACGGTTCACGTCGCCGATGACGTCGCCCAGGTAATCCTCCGGCGTGACGATCTCGACCTTCATCACCGGCTCGAGCAGGATCGGGCCGGCCTTCGGCAGAGCCTCACGGAAGCAGGCCTTGGCGGCGATTTCGAACGTCAGGGCGTTCGAGTCGACGTCGTGGTACTTGCCGTCCACCAGGCGGGCGCTGAAGTCCACAGTCGGATAGCCGGCGAGGACGCCGTCTTCCTTCTGCATTTCCAGGCCCTTGCCGACCGACGGGACATATTCGCGCGGAACCGAGCCGCCGACCGTCTCGTCCTTGAAGGTGAAGCCGGCACCACGCTCCAGCGGCTCGAAGATGATCTTCACTTCGGCGAACTGGCCCGAACCACCGGTCTGCTTCTTGTGGGTGTAGGTGTATTCGACCGGCTTGGTGATCGTCTCGCGGTAGGCGACCTGGGGCTTGCCCATGTTGCCTTCCACGCCGAACTCCGTGCGCATGCGGTCCAGCGTCACTTCCAGATGCAGCTCGCCCATGCCGCGCAGGATGGTCTGGCCGGTTTCACGGTCGGTCTCCAGGCGGAGCGACGGATCGGCGCGGACCATCTTGCCGAGCGCGATCGAGAACTTCTCCTGCTCGCCCTTGGTCTTCGGCTCGACCGAGACGCTGATGACGGGGTCGGGGAAGCGCATGCGCTCCAGGATGACCGGGTGGGCGGCGTCGCAGAGCGTGTCACCGGTCTCGGTCTCCTGCAGGGAGACGAGCGCGATGATGTCGCCGGCGCGGGCTTCCTCGATCGGGTTGGCTTCCTTCGCGAACATCTCGACCATGCGGCCGATCTTCTCGCGCTTGCCGCGGGTCGAGTTCAGGATCGACATGCCCTTGGTCAGCACGCCCGAATAGACGCGGATGAAGGTCATCGAGCCGTAGGTGTCGTTCAGCACCTTGAAGGCCAGAGCCGAGAAGGGCGCGTCGTCGGAGCTGAGACGCTCGCCGTTCGGGTTGCCGTCCTCGTCCACCGTCTTGATGGCCTCGACGTCGGTCGGGGCCGGCAGCAGATCGACGACCGCATCCAGAACCTGCTGGACGCCCTTGTTCTTGTAGGACGAGCCGCAGAGGACCGGGGTGAAGGCGCTGGTGATGGTGCCCTTGCGCAGGCAGGCGCGCAGCACGTCGGCCGACGGCTCCTCACCCGACTCCAGATAGGCTTCCATCGCCGCGTCGTCCTGCTCCAGGGCGGTGTCGACCAGCTCAGAACGCAGCTGCGGTATCAGCGCGATGTTGTCGAGGTCTTCCTTGACCGTCAGGTTGAGCTTCTCGGCGAGATCGTCGGTGATCTCCCAGATCTCCCACTTGGCGTCCTTGTCGTCCGAGAACCAGACATAGGCCTTCATCTCGACGAGGTCGACCATGCCGCGGAAGTTGTCTTCCGAGCCGAGCGGAACCTGGATGCAGACCGGACGGGCGTTCAGGCGCTGACGGATCATGCCGACGCAACGCTGGAAGTTGGCGCCCGAGCGGTCCATCTTGTTGACGTAGCAGATGCGCGGAACGTTGTAGTTGTCCGCCAGACGCCAGTTGGTCTCCGACTGCGGCTCCACGCCGGCGACGCCGTCGAACACCACCACCGCACCGTCGAGGACACGCAGCGAACGGTTCACCTCGATGGTGAAGTCGACGTGGCCCGGGGTGTCGATGACGTTGATCTTCTTGTCGCGCCAGAAGGCCGAAACCGCGGCGGACTGAATGGTGATGCCGCGCTTCTGCTCCTGCTCCATGTAGTCGGTCGTGGTCGACGTCTTCAGATCCTTCGTCTCGTGGACGTCGATGATCGTGTGCTTGCGACCGGTGTAGTACAGAATGCGTTCGGTAGTCGTCGTCTTGCCCGCGTCGACGTGGGCGATGATGCCGATGTTCCGAATGTCAGACAGTGGCGTTTGGCGCGGCATGTTGCGGTTCCATTGCAGTAACGCGACAACCGAAGCGCGACCGTCAGGGGTCGTCCGCTTCGGCGGCAGAGGTTGGTCGGGGTTTTACGGGCGATCTGTTAAGGCGTCATTAACATTCCGTAAACCGACAAGCAATTTGTCGGAATATTGAAGCGCGCGGCCCTCACAGCGTTCGGGCCACGCCGGCACACCCCAACCGAGGCTGCCGGGTCGCCCCGTTTCCGCCGCCTTATTTAGCAGCGGTGACCTGAATTTCAACGAGATACTCCGGCGCGGCCAGCTTGGCTTCCACCGTGGCGCGGGCGGGCGGATTGGCCGGGTCGACCCAGGCTTCCCACGCCTTGTTCATCGCACCGAAGCTGGCGATGTCCACCAGATAGATGGTGGCCGACAGCAGCTTGCTCTTGTCGCTGCCCGCTTCCGCCAGCAGGGCGTCGATCTGGGCCAGGATCTGGGCGGTCTGACGTTCGACGTCGGGCGTCGGCTCGTCGGCGACCTGACCGGCGAGATAGACCGTGTCCTTGTGGACAACCATCTGGCTCATGCGCGGTCCGGTGTGGAAGCGCTGGATCGACATTGCGGAAAGACTCCGGGTTCCGGGGCTGAAAAGACGCGGGTACGTCTATGCCATTCGGGGCCGCGCGCGAAGAAAAAAATGCGCCCCCGCGGCTCAGGGCTGCCCCGCAGCGCTTTCCTTCGCCAAAAGTGGGGCGAAACGCGCGGAGGGGACTGCAAAATTGCGCACGGCAGGCGCGTTCCCGGCAGCGACGCCGACTCCGGCAACCGCCCATCCCCCGCCCTGCGCCGTCCTCGCCAGCAGCGGCCCGCCGCTGGTCCCGCGCGTGGCGTCACAGTCATGCACCAGCAGCCCGCCGCTCTCCCCCAGCAGATGGCAGTCGCGGTCGGCCATCAGGATCTGCGCCCGGTCCTGGCTGTAGCCGCCGAGCATCAGCGGCGCGCCGGACCGCAGCGGCTCGGCGCTGACGGGGAGCGGCGGCACCGAGTCCGGCGCCGGATCGGCCAGGGTCAGCACCGCCCAATCGGCGGCGGCCATCGGCGCCGCGGCGGCCGGGTCATAGGCCGGATCGGTCGCCACCTGCGCCACCCTGACATGGCGGGTGTACGCACCCCGGTCGTAACCGAACAGCACATGCAGGGAGGACGCCTGGAGGAAGCGGCGGGTGCGCGGATTGAACAGGCAATGGCCGGCGGTCACCACCGTGCTCCGGCCGACCAGCGCCCCGGTGCAACGCCCGGCCAGATTCGTCTGCACCCGCACCACGCTGCGCCAGGGATCCGCGGCCGCATCCACCGGCGCCCGCCGGTCGTCCATCCCGACGCCGGGCAGAAGCGGCCGTTCCGCATGGGCGGTGGCCGCGCCGGCCAGGAGCGTGAGGGCGAGAGCGGTTACGGCCAGACGGCCGGGACCGGCCTGCCGTCGGCCGCGCGCATGTTCTTGCTCCGTTTCCCTCAATCCCGTATCCTCCGGCGCATGGCGACGCTGATCATCACCGAGAAATCCAGCCAGGCGAAGGACCTGCGCGCGGCCCTGGGCGACCGCTACGGCCGCATCCTGCCGGCCGAGGGCCACCTGTTGCGGCTTGCCGAGCCGGATGAGGTCGATCCCGCCTGGAAACGCTGGTCGCCGACCCTGCTGAAGCCGGACGGGCTCTATCCCACCCGCCCCGACCAGGGTGGCAACAAGGCGGCGAAGCTGCAGGCGATCACCGCGGCGCTGCGCGCCTGCGACGAGGTGATCCTCGCCACCGACTGCGACCGCGAAGGCCAGCTGATCGGCCAGGAAATCCTGGAGCATGTCGGCTATCGCGGCAAGGTGCGGCGCGCGCTTTTCACAGCCCAGGATCCAAAGACCCTGCGCGACGCCTTCGCGGCGCTGAAGCCGAACGACTCCATGCGGCCGCTCTACGAGGCGGCCGTGGCGCGCCAGCAGGCCGACCAGATCTTCAACCTCTCGCTGACCCGGACGGCGACCAAGACCCTGCTCGCCCCCGGCACCCGCGGCGTCATCGGCATCGGCCGGGTGAAGACCCCGACTCTGGCCATCGTCTGCCTGCGCGAGCTGGAGATCCGCAACTTCAAGCCCGAGGATTATTTCGAGGTGGTGGCGACCGCCAGCGTGGCGGAGGGCAGCTTCCAGATGCGCCACGCCCCGGCGCCGAAGGACCGCATCAAGGACCGCGCCGCCGCCGAGGCCATCGCTCGCGCTGCCGACAACCACCGCGGCCCGCTGACCGTGACGGTGGAGGAGAAACGGCAGGCGCCACCCAAGCTGTACGACCTGCCGTCGTTGCAGAAGACCTGCGGCCAGCGCTGGGGCTGGACCGCCGACCGCACGCTGGCGGTGGCGCAGGAGCTGTATGACGGCGATGGCAAGAAGCTCATCACCTACCCACGTGCCGAGGCGCGCTACCTTTCGGAGAACCAGATTGCCGACGCGCCGGCCATCGTCGGGGCGCTGACCCGGCTGCGCGGCTTCGCCCATCTCGACATTGCCCGCCCGGTGATTCGCAAGGGCAAGTCCGGCCATTTCTGCGACAAGGCGCTGGAAGGCGTGTCGCACCATGCGGTGATTCCCAACGTCAATGTGCTGGACGATCTGGAGTCGCGGCTGGTACGGCTGAGCGACGACGAAAAGCGGCTGTTCGCGCTGATCTGCCGGTCCTACCTCGCCGCGGTGATGCCGGATTACGAGTATCGCCAGACCAGCGTCACCATGCCGGTTCCTGTGCCATCGCCAGAAGGGATCAAGCCGGTCGCCTTCCGGGCGGTCGGGCGCATTCCATTGAAGCTGGGCTGGAAGGCCGCCTTCGGCTCCGCGGAGAGCGATGACCGGTCCGGCGGCAAGCCGGAGGAGGAAGCCGAACAGACCCTGCCACCGCTGACCGACGGCGAATTGACGACTCTGAGCGATCCGAAGGTAGAGGCGAAGCGCACCCAGGCGCCGCCGCGCTACAACGAGGGCACGCTGGTAGACGCCATGCAGAACGCCTGGCGGTTCGTCGAGGATCCGGCTCTGCGTGACCGGCTGAAGGAGGCCAAGGGCATTGGCACCCCGGCCACCCGCGCCGAGGTGATCAAGGGGCTGCGCAAACAGAACATGCTAGGAGCCGACGGCAAATGGCTGGTGCCAACCCCGGCCGGCCTGCACCTGTTCGAGACCCTGCGCGCCGCCGCCCCGACGCTGGTCGATCCCGGCACCACCGCGCTGTGGGAGATGAAGCTGGACGAGGTGGTGACCGGCCGCGCCGATTTCCGGCGGGTGATCGACGCCATCGCCAGCGAAGCCGACCGGTTGATCGGGACGCTGGTCGGACAGCGCGGCGTCGCGCTCGATCTCGGTCAACCCGCCGCCAAGGCGCGATTCACCCGACGGGGCACGACGGGACGCGGCACTGCAGGGTACGGCACAGCAGCACGCAGCGCCGCGGCGGCGCGTGGTGACACCACAAAGCCGGTGCGCCGGCGGACGCGCAAGGCCGCCGCACCCACCGATGGTGAGCCGACGGCACCGAAGCCGCGGCGTCCCCGCAAGACCAAGGCCAGCCCTCTTCCGGTGGATGTGGTTGCGGAGGGCGCGTCAGGCGCCGACATGCCCCCGCCGGAAGCGTGGCGCCGCCGCGAACCAACCGAGCGGATGGTTGCCTTCGCCCGCAGTCTTGCGGAGCGCAAAGGCATCGCCCTGCCCGATTCCTGCCTGCGTGATTTCGACCAATGCCGGAGCTTTCTGGACCAGCACGCCCGGTAATTGCCTGAAACGGCCACGCTTCAGGTTGCGGTTTTGAGAAGATTTACCCGATTTCGGCGACATTGATTGCTGGACACGCCTCGATCGGCTGGCAATTCTAGCAGCAGCCTCAATCATTGCTGGGCGCTTCCCATGAGATTTTCCGGTCGGACCTCGCGCACCGTCACTGCTGCCGCGCTGACTCTGGTCGCGACAGCTCCCGCGCTGGCCCAAAGCATGCTGAACTATGGCGGCATCAGTGTGGCGCAATGCATCCCCTTCGCGAATTTCCAACCGGTGTCCTTCACCGATCCGCCGAAGTTGAATTTCAGCATCGCCGGCGACAGCGCCATCCACACGGTGACGATGGACACCGGATCGGTCGGCGTTGCCATGTCAGCCACCAACATCCCCAACTACGAGACGCTGAAGACGGCGCCGGGGGCCAGGCCGGGCACGCAGTTCCTGTCGAGCAGCAAGATTCTGTGGGTCGGCACCTGGGTGCCGATGACGGTCACCCTGTATGACCGCGTCCAAAAGCCGGTCGCGACGTCGGAAGTCTTCATCCTTGGCGTGGAGAAGTCCGGCCGCTGCGACAGCTACCAGACCGACCAGCAGATCTGCCCCGACCTGCCGGCGCCGGCCAAGCCGGTGCTCTATATGGGCGTCGGCTTCGGTCAGGAAGCCGATTTCCAGCCGCAGGGCACGCCGGACAAGAACGTGCTGCTGAACCTGCGCAGCGTGAACGGCCAACCCATCGCCAACGGAACGCTGAACTCGGGCTACATCATCGGCCGCCAGGGCATCCAGGTCGGCCTGACCGCCGACAACACAGCGGGCTTCCGCTTCGCCAAGTTGGTGCCCTATGCGCAGTATCCCGGTGATTGGATGATGCCAAGCGGCTGCATCTCGGTGAATCCGGAAGTGAACCGCGATGCCAATGGCCCGATCTGCACGCCCGCCAACATCCTGGTCGATACCGGCATCCCGCAGAGTTACATGACGCTGCCGCCCACGATCAGGTTCGACACCGTGCAGCAGCCGGACGCCAGCGAACCCAACAAATCGGTCGGCGTTCTGGCGCCCGGCACCTCGGTCGCCGTCAACATTCCTGATGCCGCCAGCCCGATAGCCGTCGACTCCTTCATCGTCGGCGCCGGTTCGCCGAACGAGCCGCAGCAGGTGATCCCCTGGAGCACCGACAAGCGCCCGCCCTTCATCAACACCGGCCGCCATTTCCTGCGGCAATACCAATTCCTGTACGACGCGAAGCAGGGCTATGTCGGCATGAAAGACCAGCCGAACCCCTGCGGCGAACAGTGAGGAGAACGAGGGGCGCCAAGCCGGCGCTCGTCACCACGCACGCATGAAAAAAGCCCCGGAACGGGGCCTGATCACAGGAACGACAATGGGAATGGTGGGCGATGAGGGGATCGAACCCCCGACATTCTCGGTGTAAACGAGACGCTCTACCGCTGAGCTAATCGCCCCAACCGGGTAAGGCCTTGCAGCCAAACGCAAGCCGGCCGGGTGGATGCCCGGCCGGCCGCACTATGCCCTGAACGGGCCAGAAACTTCAAGCGCCGTAAGCGCTTAGTTCAGGGCGTCCTTCAGGGTCTTGCCAGCCTTGAACTTCGGCTGCTTGGACGCCGGGATGTCGATCTTCTCGCCGGTACGCGGGTTGCGGCCCTCGGTCGCGGGACGCTCAGCCACCGCAAAGGTGCCGAAGCCGACCAGACGGACCTCATCACCGTTCTTCAAGGACTCGGCGATGCTGTCGAACACGGCGTCGACGGCCTTCGTGGCGTCGGTCTTGGACAAACCGGACGCTTCGGCAACATGCGCCACGAGATCGTTCTTGTTCACGCAATCCCCCTTCGAAATTCAGCAAATACTGAAAGACAAAAGCCGCCCCAGGACTTTTCGTCCACGACTTTTTGGAAGCAAAGGATAATCACAGCGCTTGCCGCCCGTCAATTCCCGACGGGCGGCAAAGCCGCTCTTGTCCTAAAAGTCACGCCATCCGGCGGCGGTCACGATCCGATCGCAACCGCCGGTGCCGGATCAGTGACGCAGGGCCTCGCCGTCGGCACCCTTCTCCTGGGCCTTCGCCGCGGCCGGATCGACCTCCGGCTCGGTCCATTCGATCGGCTCCAGCGGACGGACCAGCGCATTGCGCAGAACCTCGTCCACCGTGCCGACGGGCATGATCTCCAGCCCGCGCTTCACGTTGTCCGGGATGTCGGCCAGATCCTTCTCGTTGTCCTTCGGGATCAGCACATGCTTGATGCCACCGCGCAGCGCGGCCAGCAGCTTCTCCTTCAGGCCGCCGATCGGCAGCACCCGGCCGCGCAAGGTGATCTCGCCGGTCATAGCCACGTCCTTGCGCACCGGAATGCCGGTCAGCACCGAGACGATGGAGGTGGCCATGGCGACACCGGCCGACGGGCCGTCCTTCGGCGTGGCGCCTTCGGGAACATGGACGTGGATGTCCTTCTTCTCGAACAGCGTCGGCTTGATGCCGAAGGCGATGGCGCGCGACTTGACGTAGCTCTCGGCCGCCTGGACCGATTCCTTCATCACGTCGCCCAGCTTGCCGGTGGTGGTGACGCGGCCCTTGCCCGGCAGGCCGACGGCCTCGATCGACAGCAGCTCGCCACCGACCTCGGTCCAGGCCAGACCGGTGGTGACGCCCACCAGATCCTCCAGTTCCGCCTCGCCATAATGGAAGCGGCGGACGCCGGCATACTTGTCCAGATTGCGGCGGGTGACCGCGACCTTGGCATTGCCCCCCGACTTCAGCAGGATCTCCTTGACCGCCTTGCGGCAGAGGTTGGCGATCTCGCGTTCCAGCGAGCGGACGCCGGCCTCCCGCGTGTAGTAGCGGACCAGATCGCGCAGCGCGTCGTCGGAGATGGTGAACTCGCCCTTCTTCAGGCCGTTCGCCTCGATCTGCTTCTCGATCAGGTGGCGCTTGGAGATCTCGACCTTCTCGTCCTCGGTGTAACCGGCGACGCGGATGATCTCCATGCGGTCCAGCAGCGGCTGCGGCATGCGCATGGTGTTGGCGGTGCAGACGAACATCACGTCGGACAGGTCGTAATCGACCTCCAGGTAATGGTCGTTGAAGGTGCCGTTCTGCTCCGGATCCAGAACCTCCAGCAGGGCCGACGACGGGTCGCCGCGCCAGTCGGCGCCGAGCTTGTCGATTTCGTCCAGCAGGAAGAGCGGGTTGGAAGACTTCGCCTTCTTCATGCCCTGGATGACCTTGCCGGGCATCGAGCCGATGTAGGTGCGGCGGTGACCGCGCACCTCGGCCTCGTCACGGACGCCGCCCAGCGACATGCGGACGAAGTTGCGGCCGGTCGACTTGGCGATGGACTTGCCGAGCGAGGTCTTGCCGACGCCGGGCGGACCGACGAGGCAGAGGATCGGCCCCTTGACCTTGTTCATCCGGTTCTGCACGGCGAGATACTCAAGGATACGCTCCTTGACCTTCTCCAGACCGTAATGGTCGGCGTCCAGCACCTTCTGGGCCAGCTTCAGGTCCCGCTTCACCTTGGTGCGCTTCTTCCACGGAATGGACAGCATCCAGTCCAGGTAGTTGCGGACCACGGTGGCTTCCGCCGACATCGGGCTCATCGACCGCAGCTTCTTCAGCTCGGCGAGAGCCTTTTCGCGGGCCTCCTTGGAGAAGCGGGTCTTGTTGATCTTCTCTTCCAACTCGGCCGACTCGTCGCGGCCGTCCTCGGTCTCGCCGAGTTCCTTCTGGATCGCCTTCAGCTGCTCGTTCAGATAGTACTCGCGCTGGGTCTTCTCCATCTGCCGCTTGACGCGGTTGCGGATGCGCTTTTCCACCTGAAGAACGCCGATCTCGCCTTCCATGAAGGCATAGACCCGCTCCAGACGCTCCGACACGGTGGCGCATTCCAGCAGCTGCTGCTTTTCCGGAATCTTCAGCGCCAGATGCGAGGCGACGGTGTCGGCCAGCTTGCCGGCTTCCTCGATCTGGTTGATCGAGACCAGCACCTCCGGCGGGATCTTCTTGTTCAGCTTGATGTACTGCTCGAACTGGGAGACGACGGCGCGGCTCAGGGCTTCGAGCTCCTGGTTCTCGCCGGTCTTCTCCTCGACCAGTTCGGCCTGGGCCTGGAAGAACTCCTCATTGTCGGCGAACTTGGTGATGGCGGCGCGCTGGCCGCCTTCCACCAGCACCTTGACGGTCCCGTCCGGCAGCTTGAGCAGCTGCAACACGGTGCCGACGGTGCCGA from Azospirillum sp. TSH100 carries:
- the lon gene encoding endopeptidase La: MIELSRGALYPVLPLRDIVVFPHMIVPLFVGREKSVRALEDVMKDDKQILLVTQKNAAQDDPTPADIYSVGTVGTVLQLLKLPDGTVKVLVEGGQRAAITKFADNEEFFQAQAELVEEKTGENQELEALSRAVVSQFEQYIKLNKKIPPEVLVSINQIEEAGKLADTVASHLALKIPEKQQLLECATVSERLERVYAFMEGEIGVLQVEKRIRNRVKRQMEKTQREYYLNEQLKAIQKELGETEDGRDESAELEEKINKTRFSKEAREKALAELKKLRSMSPMSAEATVVRNYLDWMLSIPWKKRTKVKRDLKLAQKVLDADHYGLEKVKERILEYLAVQNRMNKVKGPILCLVGPPGVGKTSLGKSIAKSTGRNFVRMSLGGVRDEAEVRGHRRTYIGSMPGKVIQGMKKAKSSNPLFLLDEIDKLGADWRGDPSSALLEVLDPEQNGTFNDHYLEVDYDLSDVMFVCTANTMRMPQPLLDRMEIIRVAGYTEDEKVEISKRHLIEKQIEANGLKKGEFTISDDALRDLVRYYTREAGVRSLEREIANLCRKAVKEILLKSGGNAKVAVTRRNLDKYAGVRRFHYGEAELEDLVGVTTGLAWTEVGGELLSIEAVGLPGKGRVTTTGKLGDVMKESVQAAESYVKSRAIAFGIKPTLFEKKDIHVHVPEGATPKDGPSAGVAMATSIVSVLTGIPVRKDVAMTGEITLRGRVLPIGGLKEKLLAALRGGIKHVLIPKDNEKDLADIPDNVKRGLEIMPVGTVDEVLRNALVRPLEPIEWTEPEVDPAAAKAQEKGADGEALRH